A region of the Anolis sagrei isolate rAnoSag1 chromosome 4, rAnoSag1.mat, whole genome shotgun sequence genome:
tgcagcaaaagagattccacccaaacattaggaagaacttactaatGGCAAGAGCTATTTGGCAGAAGAATATGTTGCCTCAGTGTGGGAGTCTCcttttttagaggtttttaagccaaggctggatggtcatctgttgggaggcctTGGATTgtatgcatggcagggggttaggtCCGGATGGCCCTTGCAGTCCACCTATTGTGCCTCCCTCCCAcatgtatttactgtattcatCTCTGGATGCACAAATAGGATTCCTGTTGTCTCCTGAATTGTGGGCAAACACTGGCCTCTACTGGTGCCTGAGAAGAACAGCATGCTGGTTAATCAATTTCCAAGGAGGAAGCTGTGTCCATCTCAGCCAAAGCAACAGAAGACCTTATAGAGCCTTACAGATGAACAAGTTTCGGTTGGATGAAGCTTTTGTAGACTTCAGCCCCATTCTTCCTTTGCAGAAGTGACCTTCCATTCATGAAATCTCCTCCCAGTTGAGCTTTGCCCCCACAGGGCTTTCATTGTGATGCTTTGCCTATCTATACCgtcttttccatttccttttcgGTTGATAGGAATGAAGATCGGGAGCGAGCATGGAGGGCATCGCGAGACACCAAACTGGAGACCATACCAAACTGTGAATCCTGGTGAGTCGCCTCTTCGTCGCAGATAGGAATATAGTGTGTTCCACAATTTCATGACTACTGTGTCTTCAGGAAGACTAGGGAACTGTCAAGCCtgttttcaaaattttaatttttttattcacTTTTAATGTTATTGCTCTTTCTATCTCACTTTCTCCCTAATGGATTAGCATTCAAACCAGCTAACTGTTATGACCAATAATAAGTAGTATCCGTATCAGCCACTCTAAGGACCAGGAAGATGTGAAACCcattacccccctccccccaaacaaaaatatttatggattttatttttttaatgagttttatcccacttttccttaAGGCAGGTAAGAAACAAGACAACAATCAAGTTATAATGTCATTGAAAAGCATCTCCTTTCGATTGAGACATTTCAAACTGACCTTTCAATTCACACTGGAAGTCACAGACAAGATTGGGATGGATACATCCGTATACTGCAGCCCAAATGATAGGACAGACTTCCGTCACTCATAGCACTTTGgggaatttttattattattgccatagtGCCATAGTTGTGAATATGTAGTGACCATGCAGCCAAACCTATAATTAATGTGCTAGATCTAGTTTGCACGTTCGTAACCGTGATAGTAAATTCTCACCATTGTGGGATGTGTTTTTAAAGGTGCATTCGGTCCAAAGTTGAGAGAAAGGCTGGGGAATGGATACACAAATATAGAGCTAAAATGTTGTACTTGAAtatttgcaaaagaaaaaaaaactagaatAATCATTAAGGAATTAAATGTCCATATGTAAAGATGCACAAATTCAGGGCTATGCCCAGTATTTTGTATTTGGAGATGTAGCAAACTGTTAAGAATCTCCAACCAGATTACATCCTGGAGTAAAGTGCTGTGATCCAGCAGCACTTGGCTGGAGTCTACTGAATTATCTCTGGTTCTTCCCTTCATGTTCCTTGTGGTTCCTTGGGCATTGCTTCCTGGTGGATGGGCGGGCTGCACCTACAGTGCCAAGCCGACCTCTGAGGAAATCAAGTGCTGGTCGCAGTCATTCGACAAGTTGATGAAAAACCCAGCTGGCAGGAACGTGTTCCGGGAATTCTTACGGACTGAGTACAGCGAGGAGAATATGCTTTTTTGGCTGGCCTGCGAGGAACTCAAAAGCGAGTGCAACAAGCACGCCATTGACGAAAAGGCACGGATGATCTATGAGGATTACATCTCCATTCTTTCACCCAAGGAGGTACTAGATTTTATTGGTTCAGGTGGTTCAGTCATTGTGAATCCAATATAAGCAATAACATAATGGTCAGCTCTAGTCAGtacatggatgggagactgccaaggaaTCCCTGGTGCTTTAGTCTATGTTTCAGAGAAACATAATGGCAAACACCatttgtaaaccgcactgagtcgcctttgggctgagaaaggcggtatataaatatggttaataaataaataaataaataaataccatctgaaattcatggggttgcataACAGCTTGCATACAAGTTGTTTGTTGCATTAGAAGTTGGTGACTTCCAGTGCATCTGCTTTGAGTGAGCTGTCTAAAATGCTGAATCCTATCTCTAAATAGGTTTTGCACCCAGAATCACTCCTTTAAAGTTTATAttaaaatccagagtggatttACTGTCATAATGACATGAGAGCTAAGTGTCAGCAATGAAAATGAGTCGATACACAATACTTCTGGGGCTTAATGGACACCTCACTTGGAACTTAACTTACAAAAGTTatgttttttggactacaagaaTCCACCATGGGCACTGGCCATGCTGACTAAGCATctatggaattgtagtttaaaaaaaaagcagcTTTCCCAACACTAAGCCTGAAGTTAACACCAGGCATAATAGGGTGGACACAGCCTCCATCCTTTTACAGACAGAACTGGGTCCAGATTTGGGGTCTTGATGCTGTCGTAGTTTATTTCATATCATGCTATGGTCCTCTTACTCTGCATCGGTTCTAGACTACTTTTTCTCTTTCTATATGATTTTCTCCCTCTGTGTGTTTTTTCTCCTGTCATTCAGGTCAGCTTGGACTCGCGTGTGCGCGAAGGCATTAACCGCAAGATGCAGGAGCCATCCTCGCACACCTTTGATGATGCACAGCTACAGATCTACA
Encoded here:
- the RGS19 gene encoding regulator of G-protein signaling 19 isoform X2; the encoded protein is MSQHETSPTALRRASNHRRANPCCLCWCCCCSCSWNEDRERAWRASRDTKLETIPNCESCAKPTSEEIKCWSQSFDKLMKNPAGRNVFREFLRTEYSEENMLFWLACEELKSECNKHAIDEKARMIYEDYISILSPKEVSLDSRVREGINRKMQEPSSHTFDDAQLQIYTLMHRDSYPRFLNSTIYKTLIQSVSRSSSES
- the RGS19 gene encoding regulator of G-protein signaling 19 isoform X1, which codes for MPTVYEVGKQYPEPEYPERPLPMSQHETSPTALRRASNHRRANPCCLCWCCCCSCSWNEDRERAWRASRDTKLETIPNCESCAKPTSEEIKCWSQSFDKLMKNPAGRNVFREFLRTEYSEENMLFWLACEELKSECNKHAIDEKARMIYEDYISILSPKEVSLDSRVREGINRKMQEPSSHTFDDAQLQIYTLMHRDSYPRFLNSTIYKTLIQSVSRSSSES